Part of the Desulfobacterales bacterium genome, CGCTCACTTTTTCAAAAATCTTGAGCATGCCCGGATCCTTGCCGATCATATCGTGAAAGGTATATCGGTCGCTGATGGCTTGCTTAAGCTGTTGCGAAAGGGTCAGGTCATGAAGCGTCGCCAAGCCTCCCATGATGTTGCCCTTTTCGTTTTTCAGGGCCATGGTGTGGGTTCGAACCGGAAGCCAGCCCCCGTCCCGAGTGGACAATGAAACGCGATGACGGACCAAAGCGCGTTCCCGAAAAGCAGAGGTCATCATCACTGCCGGTTGCCGGGCTTTTTCGTCTTTAAATAGGGCTGTGTAATGTGTTCCCAAGACTTCTTCCCGAAGAAAGCCCGAAAGTTTTTCCGCCTCCTTGTTGAAAAAGGTAATGTACCCATCCAGATTCACGGTAAAAATACCGACATCGAGACTGTCCAAAATGATTTTCATGCTGCGCTCTTCATAGTGTATTCGATCAATCAGATCGGCGATGGGAGAGTGATCCTGCAAAATGGTTAGACATCCAACGATATTTTGCTGCTCATCGTAGATAGGGGTGGCCATGCGCGTCAACAGATGTTCGTGATCCGCCTCATCTCTGACGCAAACATCGGGTTCGCGAACGGTTTTTCTTTTGGTGGCGGCGTCCGGTTTTCGAAGCAGGCATTTTACCATACACGGCACGCCCACGAACACCTCGCGGCAGTCCCGGCCCAGCACCTCTTTTTCCTTCTGGCCGATAAGGGCCAGGGCCGCATAGTTGATGCGGGAAACCCGCAGTTGGGTGTTCACGGTGAAGGCCCCGATGTTCAGTTCATCCAAGAGGTCAATCCACTGGCTGCAACGGATGCTGTTGTCGTCCCGAACCGGCCGCTTTTGATCGCCCATGATTCCGCCTTTTGTCAATCAGCCCGCCGGCGCATTTGCCGGCAAAGGCGCCGCACAGGGCAACGTCAGAAAAAAGGTGGCGCCTTCTCCCGGCCGGCTTTCCGCGCAAATGGACCCTTTGTGCCGCTCCGCAATGCCGAAGACCGTGGAAAGGCCAAGTCCCACGCCGTGGCCTTCGCTTTTCGTGGTGTAAAAGGGCTCGAATATATGAGGAAGATCCTTAGGCGAAATGCCCGGGCCGGTGTCTTTCACCAGAAAGGTGACCTGGTGTGCGGCCGCATCATAGCGTGCCCCCAGGGTCAGGGTACCACCCCGAGGCATAACGTCCGCCGCATTGAATATGAGATTGATGATACATTGCTGCAACTGGTTAAAATCACCCAGCACCGGCGGAATATCCGGCGCCACATCATAGGTTAGCACTATATTCGCCAATTCCAGTTTATGTCGGCTTAAAAGAATGCACCGGTCCATCAAGTCCGAAACCGGCACCGGCGCAAAAACCGGCGAAGACTTTCTTGAAAAGCTAAGAAGACCTGAAATAATCTGAGCACACCGACCGGTTTCCTTTTCCACGATCTCAAGATAGCCACGGAACTTATCGACCAGGGAAGGGGTAAGTTCCTTTTGGCCCAACAACCGGCTCATGAGACCCAGATAGTTTAAAATACCTGATAAGGGGTTGTTGATTTCGTGAACCACACTGGCCGCCAACCGCCCTAGGGACATCATCTTATCCTGATGAAGAACCCGAACCTGATCCGCCATTTCCTGTTCCAAACGCCGAATTTCCCGCAGATCCCTGAAAAAATAGACTGCGCCAGCCCTTTGGCCTGCTTCGCGCAGCAGGGAAGCCGACACCTGAACGGGAATCAGATGGCCACTTTTGGCTCGAATTTCTGTTTCATAAAGATAGAGCCTGCCTGGGCCCCCGTATTTTTCTCCTGAAAGTTCTTTCCACAATGCATCCGCGCCGCCTATGGGGAAAAAATCCGCCAACGTCATTTTGCCGATCACTTCGG contains:
- a CDS encoding response regulator, yielding MTTSAPPWTILAIDDEEDVRDVIQLALEDAGYKVFTAPEGKSGLRLCEEIFPQIVITDVRMPGMNGLEVLEAIKTRYPDIEVIVATAFGEMELAIRALQLDASDFIHKPIHIMALHTALNRAKHRYTTRKELADYTAWLEKETAETSQELIRTFQFQKNLIESSMDGILGCDAVDRIVTFNRSLAVMLAYAKTEVIGKMTLADFFPIGGADALWKELSGEKYGGPGRLYLYETEIRAKSGHLIPVQVSASLLREAGQRAGAVYFFRDLREIRRLEQEMADQVRVLHQDKMMSLGRLAASVVHEINNPLSGILNYLGLMSRLLGQKELTPSLVDKFRGYLEIVEKETGRCAQIISGLLSFSRKSSPVFAPVPVSDLMDRCILLSRHKLELANIVLTYDVAPDIPPVLGDFNQLQQCIINLIFNAADVMPRGGTLTLGARYDAAAHQVTFLVKDTGPGISPKDLPHIFEPFYTTKSEGHGVGLGLSTVFGIAERHKGSICAESRPGEGATFFLTLPCAAPLPANAPAG